A window of the Lagopus muta isolate bLagMut1 chromosome 1, bLagMut1 primary, whole genome shotgun sequence genome harbors these coding sequences:
- the MAP6 gene encoding microtubule-associated protein 6 encodes MAWPCITRACCIARFWNQLDKADIAVPLVFTKYSEATEQPLPAQIPRSAAAPIDTQPGGDAAAAGGGDAAPGPARPGTAPHGSPPADSVMRHDYKPWKVQRPEPSCKPKSEYQPSDTPFEKETQYQKDFRAWPIPKRGDHPWIPKAGPSPMLVPERGSPEKAAQEKRRKKEEEAEADEEHPKAARPGDGREKGRQRGDEAGGQEGRGRAAADALNRQIKEEVVAAGVSSSYRNEFRPWIDVKPVKAIKAKAQYKPPEEKMTHETSYSAQFKGETSKPAPADNKFLERRRIRTLYSEPYKEPPKVEKPSVKPSKPKKTTTSHKPLKKAKDKQIASGRAAKKKSAETSNTAKPEDKEKSKEMNNKLAEAKETPEKITGATDQEPSTLVQEQCT; translated from the exons ATGGCGTGGCCCTGCATCACCCGCGCCTGCTGCATCGCCCGCTTTTGGAACCAGCTGGATAAAGCCGATATCGCCGTCCCTTTGGTTTTCACCAAATATTCCGAAGCCACCGAGCAGCCCCTCCCCGCGCAAATCCCGCGCAGCGCGGCGGCGCCCATCGATACCCAACCCGGGGGCGATGCCGCGGCTGCGGGCGGGGGGGACGCGGCTCCCGGCCCCGCACGGCCCGGAACGGCCCCGCACGGCTCTCCGCCCGCGGACTCGGTGATGCGGCACGACTACAAACCCTGGAAGGTGCAGCGCCCCGAGCCCAGCTGCAAACCCAAAAGCGAGTACCAGCCGTCCGATACGCCCTTCGAGAAGGAGACGCAGTACCAAAAGGATTTCCGCGCTTGGCCCATCCCTAAAAGAGGGGACCACCCGTGGATCCCCAAAGCGGGTCCTTCCCCTATGCTCGTCCCTGAGCGCGGATCTCCCGAGAAAGCGGCtcaggagaaaaggaggaagaaggaggaggaggcggaggcGGACGAGGAGCATCCCAAGGCGGCCCGGCCCGGGGATGGCCGAGAGAAGGGGCGGCAGAGGGGCGACGAGGCGGGCGGGCAGgagggccggggccgggcggccgCCGATGCTCTCAACCGGCAGATcaaggaggaggtggtggcGGCGGGGGTCAGCTCGTCCTACAG AAATGAGTTCAGACCTTGGATAGACGTCAAGCCCGTGAAGGCTATAAAAGCGAAGGCCCAGTACAAGCCTCCAGAGGAGAAAATGACCCACGAAACCAGTTACAGCGCTCAGTTCAAGGGGGAAACCAGTAAGCCTGCTCCAGCTGATAACAAATTCCTGGAGCGCAGAAGGATACGCACTCTCTACAGCGAACCTTACAAAGAACCTCCAAAG GTTGAAAAGCCTAGCGTAAAGCCTTCCAAACCAAAAAAGACCACAACAAGCCATAAACCCTTGAAAAAGGCCAAAGACAAGCAGATTGCATCTGGACGGGCTGCCAAGAAAAAGAGCGCCGAGACCTCCAACACAGCAAAGCCAGAGGACAAGGAGAAAAGTAAAGAGATGAACAATAAACTGGCTGAGGCAAAAGA